The proteins below are encoded in one region of Sulfitobacter sp. SK012:
- a CDS encoding GNAT family N-acetyltransferase has translation MIYLDKGRYDVQQAKTQSDLDAAQVLRAQCFGRPHTNDIDAYDTAATHMLVHDVASGTLVCCFRISLLTGERLTQSYSAQFYELSALSACKGPMMELGRFCVHPDWHDPDILRVAWAAMTAAVDKVGVQMIFGCASFAGVETEQYLDAFAMLKARYLAPKRWLPQVKSPDVFRFAAKLRRKPDAKKGMLRMPPLLRSYLMMGGRVSDHAVVDRQMGTLHVFTGLEIGAIPVERKRLLRALV, from the coding sequence ATGATTTATTTGGATAAAGGGCGCTATGACGTCCAGCAAGCCAAGACGCAGAGCGACTTGGATGCCGCTCAGGTCCTTCGAGCGCAGTGCTTTGGCAGACCACATACCAACGACATTGATGCATATGACACGGCGGCCACGCATATGCTGGTCCATGATGTCGCAAGCGGTACTTTGGTTTGCTGTTTTCGGATCTCGCTTTTGACCGGTGAACGCCTGACGCAAAGCTATTCAGCACAGTTTTACGAGTTAAGCGCACTGTCTGCCTGCAAAGGGCCAATGATGGAGCTGGGGCGTTTTTGCGTGCACCCTGATTGGCATGACCCTGATATTTTGCGGGTGGCATGGGCGGCGATGACAGCCGCGGTGGATAAAGTGGGCGTGCAGATGATTTTTGGCTGCGCCAGCTTTGCCGGTGTTGAAACGGAGCAGTACCTGGACGCTTTCGCGATGCTCAAGGCGAGGTATTTGGCCCCAAAGCGCTGGTTGCCGCAGGTCAAATCCCCAGATGTGTTTCGCTTTGCTGCCAAGCTGCGGCGCAAGCCTGATGCAAAAAAGGGGATGTTGCGGATGCCGCCACTGCTGCGCAGCTACCTGATGATGGGCGGCCGCGTCAGCGATCATGCCGTGGTGGACCGGCAGATGGGGACGCTGCATGTCTTTACGGGCCTCGAGATTGGCGCGATCCCTGTGGAGCGCAAACGGCTGTTGCGGGCGCTGGTTTAA
- a CDS encoding beta-ketoacyl-ACP synthase III, whose protein sequence is MTVRAVVRGVGHYLPKRIVENAEFEATLDTNDEWIRGRSGIERRHFVSEGETTSTMAAAAARAALEMAGMDANEVDAIIVATSTADLTFPSAATMVQAELGMKQGFAFDVQAVCAGFVYGLANANALILSGQARRVMVIGAETFSRIMDWTDRSTCVLFGDGAGALLLEAQDGEGTSADRGILATDLNSDGSYRDLLFVDGGVSTGTTGYLRMQGNQVFRHAVEKLASTATTAMTRAGVEASDIDWVVPHQANIRIIQGTAKKLGLPMEKVVVTVQDHGNTSAASIPLALSVGYSRGQIKTGDLLVTEAIGGGLAWGAVVLRW, encoded by the coding sequence ATGACTGTTCGCGCCGTCGTCCGCGGTGTCGGACATTACCTGCCCAAACGTATCGTTGAGAATGCCGAGTTTGAGGCAACGCTAGACACCAATGATGAATGGATCCGCGGCAGATCTGGCATCGAACGGCGTCATTTTGTCTCCGAAGGGGAAACCACATCGACAATGGCCGCTGCCGCTGCGCGCGCGGCACTTGAGATGGCTGGCATGGACGCCAACGAGGTCGATGCAATCATCGTCGCGACGTCGACAGCCGATCTGACATTTCCATCCGCTGCCACAATGGTTCAAGCCGAATTAGGCATGAAACAAGGCTTTGCCTTTGATGTGCAAGCCGTTTGCGCTGGCTTCGTTTATGGATTGGCGAACGCGAATGCGCTGATTCTCTCGGGCCAGGCGCGCCGCGTCATGGTCATTGGTGCCGAAACATTCAGCCGCATCATGGACTGGACCGACCGCAGCACGTGCGTCCTTTTTGGCGATGGAGCTGGTGCGCTATTGCTCGAAGCGCAAGACGGCGAAGGCACCTCTGCTGACCGCGGTATTTTGGCGACGGATTTGAACTCCGACGGCAGCTATCGGGACCTGTTGTTCGTGGATGGCGGTGTCTCAACGGGCACGACCGGCTATCTGCGCATGCAAGGCAATCAGGTCTTCCGCCACGCCGTAGAAAAGCTGGCTTCAACCGCGACAACTGCCATGACGCGGGCTGGCGTAGAGGCCAGCGATATCGATTGGGTTGTGCCGCATCAGGCGAATATCCGCATTATTCAGGGCACCGCGAAAAAGCTTGGCCTGCCCATGGAAAAGGTCGTCGTTACCGTACAAGACCACGGCAACACTTCGGCGGCCTCTATTCCTCTTGCTCTTTCAGTTGGCTACAGCCGCGGGCAAATTAAAACCGGCGATTTGTTGGTAACCGAGGCCATTGGCGGTGGTCTTGCCTGGGGTGCAGTGGTCCTGCGGTGGTAA
- a CDS encoding segregation and condensation protein A has translation MADTTFEEDTVSVADRLAAEALIIDVDGFEGPLDLLLTLSRTQKVDLRKISVLQLARQYLAFVEQAKALRLELAADYLVMAAWLAFLKSRLLLPPDPTEDGPSGEELAAHLAFQLERLAAMRDVAARLMARDQLGRDFFARGQTFEVQRVRKVTYTATLLDLMQGYARIRTRDDFRPFVLDRESIFTMEQALERMRGLIGFAGDWGDLMSYLPEGWEADPVRRRSATASTFAASLELVKEGHLEIRQAESFAPIQLRKKD, from the coding sequence ATGGCTGATACCACTTTCGAAGAAGACACTGTTTCGGTTGCGGATCGCCTTGCGGCCGAAGCGCTGATTATTGATGTCGATGGTTTTGAGGGGCCGCTTGACCTACTGCTCACGCTCAGTCGTACGCAAAAGGTCGATCTGCGCAAAATCTCAGTCCTGCAACTTGCGCGCCAATATTTGGCCTTTGTCGAACAGGCCAAGGCGCTGCGCTTAGAACTGGCGGCGGATTACCTGGTGATGGCAGCGTGGCTCGCGTTCCTTAAATCCCGACTGTTATTGCCGCCTGATCCCACAGAAGATGGCCCATCAGGCGAGGAGCTTGCCGCGCATTTGGCGTTTCAATTGGAGCGGTTGGCCGCGATGCGCGATGTTGCGGCGCGACTTATGGCGCGTGACCAATTGGGTCGTGATTTCTTTGCCCGCGGTCAAACCTTTGAGGTGCAGCGCGTGCGCAAAGTGACCTATACCGCGACGCTTTTGGATCTGATGCAGGGATATGCGCGCATTCGGACACGCGATGATTTTCGACCCTTTGTGCTGGATCGAGAATCTATATTTACAATGGAACAAGCGCTTGAACGGATGCGTGGTCTGATTGGCTTTGCTGGCGATTGGGGTGATCTGATGAGCTATCTGCCTGAAGGTTGGGAAGCCGATCCGGTGCGGCGTCGCTCTGCTACGGCATCGACCTTTGCGGCCTCGCTCGAATTGGTAAAAGAAGGCCATCTGGAAATACGTCAGGCCGAGAGTTTCGCGCCGATCCAGTTGCGTAAGAAGGATTAG
- the ihfA gene encoding integration host factor subunit alpha — translation MTNKTLTRMDLSEAVFREVGLSRNESAQLVEAVLDQMSDALVSGEQVKISSFGTFSVRDKSARIGRNPKTGEEVPINPRRVLTFRPSHLMKDRVADGNKS, via the coding sequence ATGACGAACAAGACATTGACGCGAATGGATCTGAGCGAAGCGGTATTCCGCGAAGTCGGCCTGTCACGAAATGAAAGCGCACAACTTGTTGAAGCCGTACTGGACCAAATGTCCGACGCATTGGTAAGTGGCGAACAAGTTAAGATTTCGTCATTTGGAACATTTTCAGTACGCGACAAGTCAGCCCGCATTGGCCGCAATCCAAAAACGGGCGAAGAGGTTCCAATCAACCCACGCCGCGTTTTGACCTTTCGCCCCTCGCACTTGATGAAAGATCGCGTCGCGGACGGCAACAAGTCCTGA
- the plsX gene encoding phosphate acyltransferase PlsX, producing MTAQTDHSTAKAARTLISVDAMGGDQGPATVVAGCSDSAKINPDIAFILHGPRATLEPLVAKRQTLIGRCEIRDAPGVVTMDDKPSQVVRTGKDTSMWSTIEAVKTGEAGVAVSCGNTGALMALSMIRLRKLPGVNRPAIAVLYPSTNTHGFNVMLDVGADIRADADDLLRFALMGMSYARNGMDVERPRIGLLNVGTEEHKGRNELKEAFDLIRDHAPDAGYDFVGFVEGGDLSGDVADVIVTDGFTGNVAIKTGEGTANLIGTRLREAFRHSPLSMLAALLAYTSLQRLKKKIDPRRVNGGVFLGLNGTVVKSHGSADATGVSAAIKLAAQLADNSFNDKLAARVAAALPIAERTQQ from the coding sequence ATGACGGCACAGACCGATCACTCTACCGCGAAGGCCGCACGCACCCTTATATCGGTCGATGCGATGGGTGGCGATCAGGGCCCGGCAACCGTTGTTGCCGGGTGTTCCGATTCTGCCAAGATCAATCCTGACATTGCTTTTATTCTGCATGGCCCCCGCGCCACGCTTGAGCCTTTGGTGGCAAAGCGCCAAACGCTGATCGGTCGCTGTGAAATCCGTGATGCGCCTGGCGTTGTAACGATGGATGACAAGCCCAGCCAAGTTGTGCGCACCGGCAAGGACACTTCGATGTGGTCCACCATTGAGGCCGTCAAGACCGGTGAGGCCGGCGTTGCAGTATCATGCGGCAACACAGGCGCGCTGATGGCCCTGTCGATGATCCGCCTGCGCAAGCTGCCCGGCGTCAACCGGCCCGCTATTGCAGTGCTCTACCCCTCGACCAACACGCACGGATTTAACGTGATGCTCGACGTTGGGGCCGACATTCGCGCGGATGCCGACGATCTTTTGCGTTTTGCCCTGATGGGCATGTCCTATGCACGCAACGGCATGGACGTGGAGCGCCCGCGCATTGGCCTGCTGAACGTCGGCACCGAAGAGCACAAAGGCCGTAATGAGCTTAAGGAAGCCTTTGACCTGATTCGCGACCATGCGCCGGACGCGGGCTATGATTTTGTTGGATTCGTCGAAGGAGGCGATCTTTCTGGCGACGTCGCGGATGTTATTGTCACAGATGGCTTTACCGGAAATGTTGCGATCAAAACCGGCGAAGGAACTGCCAATCTGATCGGCACCCGCCTGCGCGAAGCTTTCAGACATTCGCCGCTTTCGATGCTGGCCGCGCTGCTTGCATACACATCGCTTCAGCGGCTCAAGAAAAAGATCGACCCGCGCCGCGTCAATGGCGGGGTCTTTCTGGGCCTCAATGGCACGGTGGTGAAATCGCACGGCTCAGCGGATGCGACCGGTGTGTCCGCCGCAATCAAACTGGCCGCGCAACTGGCCGACAACAGCTTTAACGACAAACTCGCAGCCCGTGTGGCAGCCGCCCTACCAATCGCAGAAAGAACCCAACAATGA
- the scpB gene encoding SMC-Scp complex subunit ScpB, whose product MAEQERMLEAVLFATSEPITLRELEARMPHGCDAGEAMVYVRRRYEGRGVHVMKVGDAYAMRTAADLGFLMQKETVEIRKLSRAAIETLAIIAYHQPVTRAEIEEIRGVSVSRGTVDQLLEMEWIRFGRRKMTPGRPVTFVVTQTFLDHFGLENARDLPGLKELRSAGLLENRPLPSSSPLLGDGDDEEETEEGQSELFED is encoded by the coding sequence ATGGCCGAACAAGAGCGCATGTTAGAAGCGGTGCTGTTTGCCACGTCTGAGCCGATCACGTTGCGTGAACTCGAAGCGCGGATGCCACATGGTTGCGATGCCGGAGAGGCGATGGTGTATGTGCGCCGTCGCTATGAAGGGCGCGGTGTTCATGTGATGAAGGTCGGGGATGCCTACGCCATGCGCACCGCCGCGGATCTGGGGTTTCTGATGCAAAAGGAAACCGTAGAGATCCGCAAGCTGAGCCGGGCGGCAATCGAGACATTGGCGATTATCGCCTACCACCAGCCTGTCACCCGTGCAGAAATCGAGGAAATTCGCGGCGTGTCGGTGTCTCGGGGGACCGTGGACCAGTTGCTCGAGATGGAATGGATCCGCTTTGGTCGCCGCAAGATGACGCCGGGCCGTCCTGTGACGTTTGTGGTAACGCAGACATTCCTTGATCACTTCGGGCTTGAGAATGCACGCGATCTGCCGGGCCTCAAAGAGCTGCGCTCTGCTGGGTTGTTGGAAAACCGTCCACTGCCATCGAGCTCGCCGCTGTTGGGTGATGGTGATGATGAGGAAGAAACCGAAGAAGGCCAGAGCGAGCTTTTCGAAGATTGA
- a CDS encoding SPOR domain-containing protein produces MADYTSSPEDGGQMAYYRAQGTSTEPRSGLTTLTNTAGALVSLALIAGIGVWGYKIFVRDVSGIPVVRAAEGEMRILPDNPGGQLAQHQGLSVNEVASVGASSTPVEELRLAPKPIELSDEDQPMETEVVADAPQAVAEETQAEAVAVDVAAALQAGTVDDLVAQLTRGVAPLEEIKSEETAPEVTPVLASVAAEVPAVIVTGPGPRSSLRPRNRPAADVIQASLQVPADVSSESAEIDISTLPAGTRLVQLGAFDSPEIAREQWVVLQRKFSAYLGDKQRIVQQATSGGRTFYRLRAHGFSDISDARRFCSALTAQNADCIPVVTR; encoded by the coding sequence ATGGCAGATTACACTTCCTCCCCCGAGGACGGGGGCCAAATGGCGTATTACCGCGCGCAAGGCACTTCAACAGAGCCGCGTAGTGGTTTGACAACGCTTACGAATACAGCGGGCGCACTTGTGTCGCTGGCATTGATCGCAGGCATTGGTGTTTGGGGCTACAAGATCTTTGTACGCGATGTCAGTGGCATTCCAGTTGTCCGGGCGGCAGAGGGAGAAATGCGCATCCTCCCCGATAATCCGGGCGGTCAATTGGCACAGCATCAAGGGCTGTCGGTGAACGAAGTGGCCTCGGTTGGGGCCTCTAGCACACCGGTCGAAGAGCTACGGCTTGCCCCAAAACCGATTGAGCTTTCTGACGAAGACCAACCTATGGAGACCGAAGTGGTTGCCGATGCGCCACAGGCTGTTGCCGAAGAAACCCAAGCAGAGGCCGTAGCGGTCGATGTAGCGGCAGCACTTCAGGCGGGCACCGTGGACGATTTGGTCGCACAGCTGACGAGGGGCGTCGCGCCTTTGGAAGAAATAAAAAGCGAAGAAACTGCACCTGAAGTAACCCCTGTTTTGGCGAGCGTCGCGGCTGAAGTGCCGGCGGTAATTGTTACTGGCCCTGGTCCGCGCAGCTCATTGCGGCCGCGCAACCGCCCAGCTGCTGATGTGATCCAAGCGTCTTTGCAGGTTCCGGCGGATGTGTCGTCGGAATCGGCAGAAATCGATATCTCGACCTTGCCAGCTGGCACGCGACTTGTGCAATTGGGGGCCTTCGACAGCCCCGAGATCGCGCGCGAACAATGGGTCGTGTTGCAGCGAAAATTTTCGGCTTATCTGGGTGACAAACAACGCATCGTTCAGCAAGCAACCAGCGGCGGACGCACGTTTTACCGCCTCCGGGCCCATGGGTTTTCTGACATCTCGGATGCGCGGCGGTTTTGCTCTGCTTTGACGGCACAAAACGCCGATTGTATTCCGGTTGTGACGCGGTGA
- a CDS encoding glycoside hydrolase family 3 N-terminal domain-containing protein encodes MTDQRFGATILDAAELRLSVEEKALFRDVNPFGFILFARNIDNPDQVRALCDDFRDCVGHNAPITIDQEGGRVQRLRAPVWREWFPPLEFVDAAGGQATRAMYLRYRLIADELFELGIDSNCAPMVDVAGPQTHDFLRNRCYGNDAMQVAALGRAAADGMLAGGVLPVVKHIPGHGRATADSHFDLPRVSAPRADLDAVDFAPFKALADLPMGMTAHLVYDAIDEAPATLSKPVMQVIREDIGFDNLIMTDDISMKALEGTLTDLSRGALEAGCDVILHCNGTLAERAEVAVAAGEMTDAAQTRALRALDARRTPDDIDIPALQSELEALLGGALHG; translated from the coding sequence GTGACAGACCAGCGCTTTGGCGCGACGATACTGGATGCAGCGGAACTGCGTCTGAGCGTTGAAGAAAAGGCGCTGTTTCGGGATGTGAACCCGTTTGGCTTTATCCTTTTTGCCCGCAATATCGACAACCCAGATCAGGTTCGCGCGCTATGCGATGATTTTCGCGATTGTGTGGGACACAATGCCCCGATTACGATCGACCAAGAAGGTGGGCGTGTTCAACGTCTGCGCGCGCCGGTTTGGCGCGAATGGTTTCCGCCCCTCGAGTTTGTTGACGCTGCAGGTGGGCAGGCCACGCGCGCGATGTACCTGCGTTACCGGCTGATTGCAGATGAGCTTTTTGAGTTGGGCATTGATAGCAACTGCGCGCCGATGGTTGACGTAGCTGGTCCTCAAACTCATGATTTCCTGCGCAACCGCTGCTATGGCAACGATGCAATGCAAGTGGCGGCCCTTGGTCGTGCTGCCGCCGATGGCATGCTGGCCGGTGGTGTGTTGCCCGTGGTCAAGCATATCCCGGGACACGGGCGCGCCACGGCAGACAGTCACTTTGACCTGCCGCGTGTTTCGGCTCCGCGTGCGGATTTGGATGCGGTTGATTTCGCGCCCTTTAAGGCGCTTGCCGACCTGCCGATGGGGATGACCGCGCATCTGGTTTACGACGCGATTGATGAGGCTCCTGCAACGCTGTCAAAGCCGGTGATGCAGGTGATCCGCGAAGATATTGGTTTCGATAACCTGATCATGACCGATGACATTTCAATGAAAGCGCTCGAAGGCACGCTCACTGACCTGTCGCGCGGTGCGTTAGAGGCTGGGTGTGATGTAATCTTGCATTGCAACGGCACGCTGGCAGAGCGCGCCGAAGTCGCCGTTGCCGCCGGAGAGATGACCGATGCCGCGCAAACCCGCGCGCTGCGGGCGCTTGATGCACGCCGTACCCCTGATGATATTGACATTCCCGCCCTCCAGAGCGAGCTTGAAGCGCTTTTGGGCGGGGCATTGCATGGCTGA
- the rpmF gene encoding 50S ribosomal protein L32, which translates to MAVQQNKVSKSRRNNRRAHDSLVAANPNECTNCGELKRPHHICAACGHYDDNEIVALNDEIDLEDDAA; encoded by the coding sequence ATGGCTGTCCAGCAAAACAAAGTATCCAAATCGCGCCGCAATAATCGTCGCGCACATGATTCGCTCGTTGCAGCAAATCCAAACGAGTGCACCAACTGTGGTGAACTTAAGCGCCCTCATCACATCTGTGCGGCCTGTGGCCATTATGATGACAATGAGATCGTCGCGCTGAACGATGAGATTGATCTCGAAGACGACGCTGCCTAA
- a CDS encoding 2'-deoxycytidine 5'-triphosphate deaminase, whose product MAGVIPNQQLSTMIASGQISATPPVTDAQIQPASLDLRLGTVAYRVRASFLAGHGARVEDRLAEFEMHRVDLTSGAVLEKGCVYVVPLMEHLALPKGVTAVANAKSSTGRLDLLTRMITDGGTEFDRVADGYHGPLYAEICPRSFSVLVRPGMRLNQIRFGSGDAVLNDDALRALHAEVPLVNGDAVIDDGLGFSVDLRLPGTTLVGYRAKPHTGVIDLDNIGYYAPAEYWEEVHSDNGQIILDPGAFYILVSREAVTIPPNYAAEMAPYLAMVGEFRVHYAGFFDPGFGFEAAGGAGSRGVLEVRCHEAPFVLEHGQIVGRLVYERMAEAPTQLYGVGIASNYQGQGLKLSKHFKAA is encoded by the coding sequence ATGGCCGGTGTGATCCCCAACCAACAGCTCAGCACGATGATCGCCTCTGGACAGATCAGCGCAACGCCGCCTGTAACGGATGCTCAAATCCAACCCGCAAGCCTTGATCTACGTCTGGGCACAGTGGCTTACCGCGTTCGCGCGTCTTTTCTAGCTGGGCACGGTGCCCGCGTTGAGGACCGCCTGGCAGAGTTCGAGATGCACCGCGTTGATCTTACCTCTGGTGCCGTTCTGGAGAAAGGCTGCGTCTATGTCGTGCCGCTTATGGAACACCTCGCGTTGCCCAAGGGCGTAACTGCGGTCGCCAATGCCAAGAGTTCAACCGGTCGACTTGATCTGCTGACCCGTATGATCACCGATGGCGGTACGGAATTTGACCGTGTTGCGGATGGTTATCACGGCCCACTTTATGCCGAGATTTGCCCGCGCTCTTTTTCTGTTCTGGTGCGCCCTGGCATGCGGTTGAACCAAATCCGCTTTGGTTCAGGCGATGCAGTGCTTAATGACGACGCGTTGCGGGCCTTGCATGCCGAAGTTCCGCTGGTGAATGGTGACGCTGTTATCGACGACGGTCTGGGGTTTTCTGTCGATCTACGCCTGCCCGGCACAACGCTGGTCGGTTACCGTGCCAAACCCCACACGGGCGTTATTGATCTCGATAATATTGGGTATTATGCGCCTGCCGAATATTGGGAAGAAGTCCACAGTGACAACGGCCAGATCATTCTGGACCCCGGTGCATTTTACATTCTTGTCAGCCGCGAAGCTGTGACGATCCCGCCAAACTACGCTGCAGAAATGGCACCCTACCTCGCGATGGTTGGTGAATTCCGCGTGCATTACGCGGGATTCTTTGATCCCGGCTTCGGTTTCGAAGCCGCAGGCGGTGCGGGATCACGCGGCGTATTGGAAGTTCGCTGCCATGAGGCCCCATTTGTTCTAGAGCACGGGCAAATTGTTGGACGATTGGTCTATGAACGCATGGCAGAGGCACCAACGCAGCTTTACGGCGTTGGCATTGCATCCAATTACCAAGGACAGGGTCTTAAGCTGTCAAAGCACTTTAAAGCAGCTTAA
- a CDS encoding outer membrane protein assembly factor BamE has protein sequence MGREYSTIRRVTVTLAALVVVGALSACSPRFQNHGYIPEPEELELIVVGVDTRSSVEETVGVPTSAGILNDSGYYFVRSRMRSVAFLEPKVIEREVLAISFDTNGVVANVERFGLERGQVVPLARRVTDSGVTNTGFLRQLLGNFGQVDPAGAIGGL, from the coding sequence ATGGGCCGCGAATACAGCACCATCCGGCGGGTCACCGTTACATTGGCTGCGCTTGTCGTCGTAGGCGCGCTGAGCGCTTGTTCCCCTCGATTCCAAAACCACGGCTATATCCCCGAGCCAGAAGAGCTTGAACTGATCGTGGTTGGCGTGGATACGCGTTCGTCTGTTGAAGAAACGGTAGGCGTGCCGACGTCTGCCGGAATCCTAAATGACAGTGGTTATTATTTCGTACGTAGCCGCATGCGCAGCGTTGCGTTTCTGGAACCCAAAGTGATTGAGCGCGAAGTTCTTGCCATCAGCTTTGACACAAATGGCGTTGTCGCCAATGTCGAGCGTTTTGGGCTGGAGCGTGGTCAGGTCGTACCTTTGGCACGCCGCGTTACGGATTCGGGCGTTACCAACACGGGCTTCCTACGCCAGCTCTTGGGTAACTTTGGTCAGGTTGATCCGGCAGGCGCGATTGGCGGCTTATAA
- a CDS encoding YceD family protein — protein sequence MSRQAPTATSMRVSELSQSGKTPIELRPTKAELATIAQEIKITDLRKLVFTGSLSPHGKSDWELNGHLGATVVQPCVVTLVPVTTRIEVDVLRRFIREYDDPDDPEVQMPEDDTTEVLGAWIDPVAVMTEALTLALPEYPRAADAALSATQFAEPGVTPMTDEDARPFAGLAALKDALEKKPKD from the coding sequence ATGTCACGACAAGCCCCCACTGCCACTAGCATGCGTGTCTCCGAGCTTTCTCAATCGGGGAAAACACCGATTGAGTTGCGCCCTACAAAGGCGGAATTGGCCACGATCGCACAGGAGATCAAGATCACCGATCTACGCAAACTTGTTTTCACAGGATCGTTATCGCCTCACGGAAAGTCCGATTGGGAGTTGAACGGTCATCTCGGAGCAACTGTTGTGCAGCCCTGCGTTGTGACCTTGGTGCCTGTAACGACACGAATCGAAGTCGATGTGCTGCGTCGGTTCATTCGGGAATACGATGATCCCGACGATCCTGAGGTCCAAATGCCTGAGGATGACACCACCGAAGTCTTGGGGGCATGGATCGACCCTGTCGCTGTGATGACCGAAGCGCTGACCCTTGCGTTGCCGGAATACCCACGCGCCGCAGATGCGGCCCTATCAGCCACACAATTCGCAGAACCTGGTGTGACCCCGATGACGGACGAAGATGCGCGCCCTTTCGCCGGTTTGGCCGCTCTAAAGGACGCGTTGGAGAAAAAGCCAAAGGACTAA
- a CDS encoding MerR family transcriptional regulator, translating into MPKSPDAFRTISEVAEWLGIQAHVLRFWESKFSQIKPIKRAGGRRYYRPADMLLLGGIKKLLHDDGLTIKGVQKILREEGMGHVSDLSVSLDDPALEIAAKAAKPVAKPKPEPEAVVLSFEAPSEAKDDVKEGVQAADAVEETTSDGDAPEGDEGSTTAEVADEVAQADTPAEEAPASEPAVAETVETDAPTAAEEMSPMPSFLSEPAEPEPAVTSDKTDAPEDPAEPEMSDPEEAEPAVASAEETVVSEPEEQVSAPDVEPEPQPEAAKPRDIGMPEITPEANIKVETGVLATSARLTGMSKDNADQIAPLLEQLAALRDRMAA; encoded by the coding sequence ATGCCCAAATCGCCAGACGCATTTCGCACGATATCCGAAGTCGCAGAGTGGCTTGGTATCCAAGCGCACGTGTTGCGGTTTTGGGAAAGCAAGTTCAGCCAAATTAAACCGATCAAACGCGCAGGCGGTCGGCGGTACTATCGTCCTGCCGATATGCTGCTTTTGGGCGGCATCAAGAAGCTGTTGCATGATGATGGCCTGACGATCAAAGGCGTTCAAAAAATCCTGCGCGAGGAAGGCATGGGCCATGTCTCGGACCTGTCCGTTTCTCTGGATGACCCTGCATTGGAAATAGCCGCGAAGGCGGCAAAGCCAGTGGCTAAACCTAAACCAGAACCCGAAGCAGTTGTGCTGTCTTTTGAGGCTCCTTCCGAAGCCAAAGATGACGTGAAGGAAGGCGTGCAAGCCGCTGATGCAGTGGAAGAAACTACCTCAGACGGTGATGCGCCTGAAGGCGACGAAGGATCTACGACCGCGGAGGTCGCTGATGAAGTCGCGCAAGCTGACACACCAGCCGAAGAAGCACCCGCCTCTGAGCCAGCCGTAGCTGAGACCGTGGAAACCGACGCACCAACCGCCGCGGAAGAAATGTCGCCGATGCCAAGCTTCCTCAGCGAACCGGCAGAGCCAGAGCCCGCGGTTACTTCTGACAAAACAGACGCGCCCGAGGATCCCGCAGAGCCCGAGATGTCGGACCCGGAAGAGGCGGAACCCGCAGTGGCCTCTGCCGAAGAAACCGTCGTTTCAGAGCCAGAAGAACAGGTCAGTGCACCGGACGTCGAACCGGAACCTCAGCCCGAGGCCGCCAAACCACGCGATATCGGCATGCCTGAAATCACCCCTGAAGCGAACATCAAGGTCGAAACGGGCGTCCTCGCGACATCTGCGCGCCTGACCGGTATGTCAAAAGACAACGCCGATCAGATCGCCCCCTTGTTGGAACAGCTAGCCGCCCTGCGCGACCGAATGGCCGCGTGA